A segment of the Streptomyces sp. L2 genome:
GAGGTAGGCGGTCATCGGGTCGTAGTAGCGGGGGCTGACGACGTGGTCGTCCAGGGGGACGGCGACCTGGAGGGTGCCCTCGGACTCGGCGAGGAAGAGTGCCGGGTCGTTGCAGTCGGCGTAGCCGGCGGCGTCGACGCCGTGCTGGGCCGCGTATCCCGCCCAGCCGTGGTCGGCGACCACGAGGTCCGGCAGCGGGCGGCCCTCGCGCTCAAGTGCCGTCAGAATGGCGCGCATCGGCTCACCGGAGTGCGTGTGCCAGAGGCTGGCGCCGTGCTCCAGGACGGCCACGTCGGCGAACTGCATGACGTACCCCTCGTCCGTCTGCAGCCGGTCCGGGATGACGACGATCTCGCAGCCGGCGGTGCGCAGCGCGGCGGCCGTGGCGCGGTGCACGTCCAGCAGGCCGCCGGGGTGGCCGGTGGCGAACAGCACCCGCTGCCGGGCGTCGGCCGCCTTGCGCAGTCGGCGCCCGAGCCGCTCCAGGGCGTCGACCGTCAGCTCCGGGTCGATGGTGTCCTGCCCGTACCGGTGCTCCGGGTCGTCGCTGACACCCACCCGCTCCGCCATCACCGCGAGCACGTCCTGCTCGTCCGTCCAGCGCTCACCCAGCTCCAGGCCGAGCCAGAAGTTCCGGTCGCCGTTGGCCAGCCTGCGGTAGTGGGAGAGGTTGTTCTCGCGGGGCGTGGCGACGTCGCCCGCGATACGGGTCCTCACCAGGTGGTCGACGAGCTGGGCGCGGCTGGGTGTCCCGGATATCGGCATGCCTCCCATTGTGAGGCAGCCCACGGGGGCGCGTCTCCGCCATATCGAGCGCTGGGACACGACTCACTCGGCTCAGCACTCAGTGTTTCCGCAGCGCGAACCACAGTTCCATCCGTACGTCCGGATCGTCCAGGTCGGCGTCCAGCAGCGCCGCACAGCGGGCGATCCGCTGCCGCACGGTGTTGCGGTGCACCTGGAGCGCCACCGCCGTACGGTCCCAACTGCCGTGCAGCGACAGCCAGGTGCGCAGCGTCCCGGGCAGCGCCGGGTGGCCTGCGAGGGGTGCGAGGAGCGCCTGGGCGTGCGCCTCCGCGTCGGCCCCCGGCACCAGGTCGTCCAGGGCCGTGCGGTCGCCGTGCCGGACCAGGGGGGCGCGGGTGGCGCGGGCGCGGGCCAGGGCGTGCGCCGCCTGGGTGTCGGCCGCCGGCCACTCCGGCGGCTCGACGGCCGAGCTGACCCCGAGGGTCCAGCCGGGCTGCGGGCCGTTCGGCCGCCGCTCGGCCGGCACCAGGAGCCGTACGACGTCGTGCGCGAGGTCGAGCAGCGGGGAGCCCAGCGCCGCGCCCAGGGCGGAGGCGGCCACCGCGTCCGGGAGCCGGCGCTCCGGGCGGGCGTGCACGACGACCCACCGGCCCGCTCCGAGCAAGGGGGCGACCTCCTCGGGCGGCGCCCCGAGCAGCAGCCGTACGAGCGCCGAGGAGCGCGCCGTACCGGCCCCGCTGTGGTGCTCGCCGGTGAGGAGGGAGAGCAGCACGGCGGCGACGGAGGCGATGGTGTGGTCGCCGGGGTCCCGGTGGACGGTCGCCACGCCGAGGACGAAGCCGTCCCCGGCACCGAGGGCGTAGGCCGAGAGGTGGGTCTCGGCGAGGGTGTCGGTCGCGGAGGCGGGGGGCTGCGGGTGGTCCGGGCGGGGCCGGACGACCGCCGTCAGCTCCGCCAGGGCCGCGCCCACCTCCTCCGCCGGCTCCCGGCCCGCGCTCGCGACCTCCGTGCCGTCGGGGCCGTACAGGACCGCGCGGCCCGTAAGACGCTGGGCGAGCCGGCGCAGGACCGAGGGGACCGGGTCGGGCCGGGCGGCGGCCGCCGCGAGGCCCTGCTGGGCGTCGGTGACCCGGCGCAGTTCCGCCATGCGGGCGCGGGCCATCAGCTGCCAGACCGCGCGGGCCACCCCCGAGAACGTCGTCTGCGGCGGGACCTCCAGCAGCGGCAGGCCGTACGCCTCGCAGGCCGCGACGAGCGCGGGCGGCACCGTGTCGTGGAGCGGTGCGAGCCCGAAGCCGAGGGCGGCGCCACCGGCGGCGACGATCCGGGAGACGTAGGTGTCGAAGTACGACCCCGGGCCCGGGGCATCCGGGCTCGGGGCATCCGGGGCGGTGGCGTCCGGGCCTGGGGCGTCCGGGGCGGTGGCGTCCGGGCCCAGGGCATCCTGGGCGGCCGCTCTCGTCTCGGCGGTCCCCGTCCTGGCCGCTCCCGTCCCGGTCGCCCGCGTCCCGGTCGCCCCCGCCCAGGTCGCCCCAGGCCCGGTCGTTCTCGTCTCGGCCGGCCCCCCGACCGCCGCCCCCGTCCCGGTCGGCTCCCGGACCGCCGTGTCCGGGACGTGCACCCCCGCCGTCAGCAGCAGCTCGCCGCCCAGCAGGTACGGGTACGGGTCGGCCATCTCCGAGGCGTGGGCCGCGTGGATCACCAGGTCCGGGCCGGTGGGCCCGGCGATCTGCCGCAGCGCGAGGTCCTCCCGGCCCAGCAGCGCCGACAGCGGGATCCCCGGCGTGGGCGGGACGACAGGAGAGGCCGGGGAGGTCGGGGAGGCAGGATCCGGCATGGTGTGCGTTTCCTCCATCCGATACGGCTCGAATGGATGAAACGTACACTTCGCAGCCGCTTTCCGGCCACCTAGTCTCGTCGTCGAAGGCCCGACGGACGGGCCCGGCCGGCCAGAACACCCCGGCGCCCAGCGGCCCGGCGGCCCAGCGGCTAGGCGGCCCATCCGCCCGCCGGTCCGAACGCGCGTCCGAGCCGACACCGGCGGCTCACCAGTAGGGTCGGAACGAAGCAGCACAAGCGCGACGAAGCG
Coding sequences within it:
- a CDS encoding phosphatase; this translates as MPISGTPSRAQLVDHLVRTRIAGDVATPRENNLSHYRRLANGDRNFWLGLELGERWTDEQDVLAVMAERVGVSDDPEHRYGQDTIDPELTVDALERLGRRLRKAADARQRVLFATGHPGGLLDVHRATAAALRTAGCEIVVIPDRLQTDEGYVMQFADVAVLEHGASLWHTHSGEPMRAILTALEREGRPLPDLVVADHGWAGYAAQHGVDAAGYADCNDPALFLAESEGTLQVAVPLDDHVVSPRYYDPMTAYLLSEAGLA
- a CDS encoding PucR family transcriptional regulator, which produces MPDPASPTSPASPVVPPTPGIPLSALLGREDLALRQIAGPTGPDLVIHAAHASEMADPYPYLLGGELLLTAGVHVPDTAVREPTGTGAAVGGPAETRTTGPGATWAGATGTRATGTGAARTGTAETRAAAQDALGPDATAPDAPGPDATAPDAPSPDAPGPGSYFDTYVSRIVAAGGAALGFGLAPLHDTVPPALVAACEAYGLPLLEVPPQTTFSGVARAVWQLMARARMAELRRVTDAQQGLAAAAARPDPVPSVLRRLAQRLTGRAVLYGPDGTEVASAGREPAEEVGAALAELTAVVRPRPDHPQPPASATDTLAETHLSAYALGAGDGFVLGVATVHRDPGDHTIASVAAVLLSLLTGEHHSGAGTARSSALVRLLLGAPPEEVAPLLGAGRWVVVHARPERRLPDAVAASALGAALGSPLLDLAHDVVRLLVPAERRPNGPQPGWTLGVSSAVEPPEWPAADTQAAHALARARATRAPLVRHGDRTALDDLVPGADAEAHAQALLAPLAGHPALPGTLRTWLSLHGSWDRTAVALQVHRNTVRQRIARCAALLDADLDDPDVRMELWFALRKH